A single region of the Pyricularia oryzae 70-15 chromosome 4, whole genome shotgun sequence genome encodes:
- a CDS encoding peroxisomal membrane protein PMP47A — MVAASKPVIPQNDNVAHALAGAGGGLLSMILTYPLITISTRAQVEAKQADSKKKAGAFLDAIRTIVAREGASGLYAGLSSALFGITVTNFVYYYWYEWTRAFFEKAAVRAGRASSKLTTVESMLAGALAGSATVLITNPIWVVNTRMTTRKQQVARASDDEKAAEEGLADGADKAETSVVKGPKVEPAPGTMATLLALLRHEGPQALFRGVMPALVLVINPILQYTLFEQLKNTVEKRRRVTPTVAFFLGALGKLFATSITYPYITVKSQMHVADNGRKEGMTEAMRRVIKEEGYSGLYKGIGPKVSQSVLTAAFLFAFKDVLYEQTVKLRGTVARK; from the exons ATGGTTGCCGCTTCGAAGCCCGTCATCCCTCAGAACGACAATGTCGCTCACGCACTTGCCGGTGCAGGAGGGGGTCTCCTATCCATGATCCTCAC GTATCCTCTGATAACCATCTCCACCCGCGCGCAGGTAGAGGCCAAGCAGGCCGACTCCAAAAAGAAAGCCGGCGCGTTCCTCGATGCCATCCGCACCATCGTCGCCCGCGAGGGGGCTTCTGGCCTGTACGCCGGCCTCTCGTCAGCCCTCTTCGGCATCACCGTCACCAACTTTGTCTACTACTACTGGTACGAGTGGACGCGCGCCTTTTTCGAAAAGGCCGCCGTGCGCGCCGGCCGCGCCTCGAGCAAGCTGACCACGGTCGAGTCCATGCTGGCCGGCGCCCTCGCCGGGTCCGCCACCGTCCTCATCACGAACCCCATCTGGGTCGTCAACACACGCATGACCACGCGGAAACAGCAGGTCGCGCGGGCTTCCGACGATGAAAAGGCCGCAGAAGAGGGCCTGGCCGACGGGGCAGACAAGGCGGAGACGAGCGTCGTCAAGGGGCCCAAGGTCGAGCCCGCGCCGGGGACCATGGCCACGCTGCTGGCGCTGTTGAGGCACGAGGGTCCCCAGGCGCTGTTCCGTGGCGTCATGCCGGCGCTGGTTCTCGTTATCAACCCCATCCTTCAGTACACGCTGTTCGAGCAGCTCAAGAATACGGTCGAGAAGAGGCGCCGTGTCACACCTACTGTCGCCTTCTTCCTAGGTGCTCTAGGCAAGCTGTTTGCGACCTCGATCACGTACCCATACATTACTGTCAAGAGCCAAATGCACGTCGCCGACAATGGAAGGAAAGAAGGCATGACGGAGGCTATGAGGAGAGTGATTAAAGAGGAGGGATATTCTGGTCTGTACAAGG GAATTGGTCCCAAGGTCAGCCAGAGCGTGTTGACTGCAGCCTTCCTTTTCGCTTTCAAAGACGTTCTTTATGAACAGACTGTTAAGCTCCGCGGTACAGTAGCGAGGAAGTAG